AGCTCCTTGGCGCGGGCCACCGCCTCCGACATAGGCCTATTGATGAGGGCCTGTGCCTCCGTTACGAGGGCGCGCTTGCGGGTCAGGTTGTCATCGGTAGAGGAGGAAGTCTGGCCTTCGGTGCGCTTGCTTTCGATATGCACTTTCAGGCGCTCAAAGAAATGGTTGTGCGCCGCCCGGAAACGCGTCCAAAGGTCGTTGGCCTGCTTGCGCGGCAAGGAGCCGCCCACCTCTTTCCAGTCTTGCTGCAGCTGCTTGAGCTTGCGGGTGGTTTCCTCAAACTCGTTGGAGTTCTGCAGGGCTTCCGATTTGTGGATCAGCTCCTTATAACGGTCATACACACGGTTGACCATGGCCTTTTTCTCGGCCAGGAATTCCTTCTTGCGGGCAAAAAACGCATCAACGGCGGCCTGGAAACGGGCTTCTAGCTCATCGGTGAGGTGCTTTTCTACGGGGCCGGTCTTGATCCAGCCCTGGCGCAGATCCTTGATTTTCTCGGTGCCTTCCTGCCAGTCGATGGTTTCGGCCAGCTCCTCGGTTTCCTGAATCAGGCTGATTTTGGTGGCCAGGTTTTTCTCGCGGTTGCGAATAATCGTGACCTTGATGGAGTCCTCGGCCTCGGTCAGGCGGCGGTGCAGGCCTTCGAAATCTCCGAGGGCGTCGTAGCTGGCTACCTGCTCCTTCAGGTGCAGGGCTTTCATCAGGAAAGAGCCTTTGTTCTCCGACTCTTCCATTTTCTGCAGCAAATCCTCCACTTTGGTGCGGAAAAGCTCGAAACGCTGGGCAAAATAGACCAGAGAGGCGTCGCCGGATACTTTGACCTGACCCACCTGCCGGGCGGGCAGGTCCAGCAACGGGCGGAGCCACACCTGGTCGCCCTCGATGTAGCCATAACGGCGGGCTTCGGCCAGTAGGTGGTCTTGTTGTTCCATAAGTAGAATAGGAGGGGGAGCGGAATAGGTGGAAAGGTCGATACTGAGGCCAGAAAAGCTGTACAAGTTTACGCGTTGTCGGCTAAACCTTGCGTGGCAGCCGGCTGCGGAATCTTTCGCTAGGCTGCCTACCTTTGGCCCAACTGGCCTAGGGAAGCCTACCTTGCGCGTCAGCGGTTTGGTGGTTTCTGTGTGGAAGAGCTACGCACAGACGGCCAATGCGGTTATTTTCAGATCACAAGACACATACAATAACGAGCTAGATTACTTAAGCTTGCCCCGGGCCTAGGCCAGTAGCAGAATCAGCTCGCAAAATAGAAACCTAAATTGGGCGGGCAACTTTTTGTTTTGGGCTGCTAGTGGCCTAGCAAAGTGCCCAGCCTGCTTTTTACCCCTCATTCGCACCTCTTTTTCCTACTATGAGCGACCAACCCACCATTATCTTCTCCATGGAGAGGGTAAGCAAGATTTACCCCCCGCAAAAGCAGGTTCTCAAGAACATTTACCTCTCTTTCTTCTACGGCGCCAAAATCGGCGTACTCGGTCTGAACGGCTCGGGTAAGTCTTCTTTGCTGAAGATTATTGCCGGCGTAGACAAGCAGATTCAGGGCGACGTGGTATGGTCGCCGGGCTATACGGTGGGCTACCTGGAGCAGGAGCCTCAGCTGGATGCCACCAAAACGGTGCTGGAAGTAGTGCAGGAAGGCGTGGCCGAAACAGTGGCCTTGCTCAAGGAATTCGACGAAATCAACGAAGCCTTCGGGGCTGAGGATGCTGATTTCGACAAGCTGCTGGAGCGCCAGGGCACCGTACAGGAACGCTTGGACCAGCTCGACGCCTGGAACCTCGACAGCAAGCTGGAGCGTGCCATGGACGCCCTGCGCACCCCCGAAGCCGATGCTATCATCGGTAACCTCTCGGGTGGGGAGAAGCGCCGCGTAGCTCTGTGCCGCCTGCTGCTGCAGGAGCCCGATGTGCTGCTGCTCGACGAACCAACCAACCACCTCGACGCCGAAAGCGTGCTCTGGCTGGAGCAGCATCTGCAGCAGTACAAAGGCACCGTAATAGCCGTAACCCACGACCGGTACTTCCTCGATAACGTGGCCGGCTGGATTCTGGAGCTCGACCGCGGCGAAGGTATTCCGTGGAAAGGCAACTACTCTTCGTGGCTGGAGCAGAAGTCGAACCGTCTGGCGCAGGAAGAGAAAACCGAGAGCAAGCGCCAGAAAACGCTGCAGCGCGAGCTGGAGTGGGTGCGCATGGCCCCCAAGGCTCGCCAGGCCAAGAGCAAGGCCCGCCTCGCTGGCTATGACAAAATGGTGAACGAGGACTCCAAAGAGAAGGAGCAGAAGCTGGAGTTATTCATCCCTGATGGGCCACGCCTGGGCTCTCAGGTGATTGAGGCCGAGGGACTGAGCAAAGCCTTCGGCGACAAGCTGCTGTTTGAAAACCTGAGCTTCCAGCTTCCCCAAGGCGGCATCGTGGGCATCATCGGGCCGAACGGCGCCGGTAAAACCACGCTATTCCGTCTTATCACCGACCAAATCAAGCCTGACGCGGGTACGTTCGTGGTGGGCCCAACGGTGCTGACGGCTTACGTAGACCAGCAGCACGATACGCTGGAGCCGAATAAGTCGGTATTCGAAACGATTTCCGGTGGCACCGAGACCATGATGCTGGCGGGCCGCCCAGTTAACTCCCGTGCCTTCGTGAGCAACTTCAACTTCCGCGGCGGCGACCAGGAGAAGAAAGTGGGCTCGCTCTCCGGTGGGGAGCGAAACCGCGTGCACCTGGCCACTACCCTAAAGCAAGGCGCTAACCTGCTGCTACTCGACGAACCAACCAACGACCTGGACGTGAATGCCATCCGGGCCCTGGAAGATGCGCTGGAGAATTTCGCCGGTTGCGCCGTTATCATCAGCCACGACCGCTGGTTCCTGGACCGTCTGGCCACGCACATCCTGGCCTTCGAGGGCGACTCGCAGGTGGTGTGGTTTGAAGGCAACTTCTCTGACTACGAGGAAGCTAAGAAAAAGCGCCTCGGCGATGTGGAGCCCAAGCGTGTCCGCTACCGTAGCCTGAACTAGGCCAGTAGCTTATCTGCTTGACAGTGTAAAAAAGGCCCGCGCCAATATGGTGCGGGCCTTTGTGGTTTTCAGTGGCCTAGCGCTAGTGGGGCATGTGGCTGATTTTAGCCTCGTCGAGGTCGAGTTGCGCCTCTTGGTGGCGTAGCATCTCTTCCTCGAATACATCCTCGTGGCGCAGCACAAACAGTTCTTCCCGCTGCACGCGCAGCACATCCAAGAGCACTTGGTGGTAGCGCTGCAGGGCCTGGCGCTTGGTTTCGTCGTAGTCGAGGGCTTCCAGCAGGTTGCCGGTGCGCTGGGCTTCGGCCAGCATGCGCTGCTGCAGGGCTTTGATCAGCTCGTTTTTCTGCATATCGGGCGAGTAGTGCAGGTCCATGTGGGCCAGCGCTACCCGGCGCAGCCGCAGCCGGATGCCGGCTTCCTGGGCATCGGTAGGCATGCGTTCTTCCTGATCGGCTATGCCAGTTAAGCGAATAATGGCCGGTAGTGTCAGGCCCTGAAATACCAGCGTCACTAGAATAACTACGAAGGTGATGAACAGAATCAAGTTGCGCTGCGGGAATTCTTGCCCATTGCTGAGCAGCAACGGCACCGACAACGCCGACGCCAACGACACGACGCCCCGCATCCCCGCCCAACCGATAATCACAGGGCCCTTCCAGCCGGGGCTGGTTTCGTGGGTGCGAATACTGCGGAACAGCCACCGCGGCACAAAGGCGGCCGGGAACATCCACACCAACCGAATCAGGATAATAATGACGCTGATGATAAGACCATAGGTAATAG
The Hymenobacter gelipurpurascens DNA segment above includes these coding regions:
- a CDS encoding DUF349 domain-containing protein, coding for MEQQDHLLAEARRYGYIEGDQVWLRPLLDLPARQVGQVKVSGDASLVYFAQRFELFRTKVEDLLQKMEESENKGSFLMKALHLKEQVASYDALGDFEGLHRRLTEAEDSIKVTIIRNREKNLATKISLIQETEELAETIDWQEGTEKIKDLRQGWIKTGPVEKHLTDELEARFQAAVDAFFARKKEFLAEKKAMVNRVYDRYKELIHKSEALQNSNEFEETTRKLKQLQQDWKEVGGSLPRKQANDLWTRFRAAHNHFFERLKVHIESKRTEGQTSSSTDDNLTRKRALVTEAQALINRPMSEAVARAKELQAAWKKVGPVRGEESDRVWEQFILACDKVFEMSALEHFIRKRQPSGPEAGTPEEQVTIRVQALRDFIKSDKQEQEVLEDNLGKLNDSPGNDAFRTMLQGKIRAFERKIRTKNDLITMLRQRVSQ
- the ettA gene encoding energy-dependent translational throttle protein EttA, whose protein sequence is MSDQPTIIFSMERVSKIYPPQKQVLKNIYLSFFYGAKIGVLGLNGSGKSSLLKIIAGVDKQIQGDVVWSPGYTVGYLEQEPQLDATKTVLEVVQEGVAETVALLKEFDEINEAFGAEDADFDKLLERQGTVQERLDQLDAWNLDSKLERAMDALRTPEADAIIGNLSGGEKRRVALCRLLLQEPDVLLLDEPTNHLDAESVLWLEQHLQQYKGTVIAVTHDRYFLDNVAGWILELDRGEGIPWKGNYSSWLEQKSNRLAQEEKTESKRQKTLQRELEWVRMAPKARQAKSKARLAGYDKMVNEDSKEKEQKLELFIPDGPRLGSQVIEAEGLSKAFGDKLLFENLSFQLPQGGIVGIIGPNGAGKTTLFRLITDQIKPDAGTFVVGPTVLTAYVDQQHDTLEPNKSVFETISGGTETMMLAGRPVNSRAFVSNFNFRGGDQEKKVGSLSGGERNRVHLATTLKQGANLLLLDEPTNDLDVNAIRALEDALENFAGCAVIISHDRWFLDRLATHILAFEGDSQVVWFEGNFSDYEEAKKKRLGDVEPKRVRYRSLN